One segment of Arcanobacterium phocae DNA contains the following:
- a CDS encoding pilus assembly protein, whose amino-acid sequence MRRVESGNAVVGFAATVGLLMLVTVTVMSLGLTWYAREVMNDSVAIGARIAGLNGATETVARDRTAELITTTLPDSFADDISVRYGSRWVEVTARAPAPVLGLILPVSIEVKARAPIE is encoded by the coding sequence GTGCGGCGAGTGGAATCCGGTAACGCCGTCGTCGGCTTTGCTGCAACTGTTGGTCTACTGATGCTTGTCACAGTAACTGTGATGAGCCTAGGGTTGACGTGGTATGCGCGTGAAGTAATGAACGATTCTGTTGCTATCGGCGCTCGAATTGCAGGGCTGAATGGTGCTACAGAAACCGTTGCGCGTGACCGTACGGCAGAACTAATAACGACGACGTTGCCGGATTCCTTTGCTGACGACATTTCAGTTAGGTATGGCTCTCGATGGGTCGAGGTTACTGCGCGTGCTCCGGCTCCAGTTTTAGGTTTAATACTGCCAGTATCTATCGAGGTGAAGGCGCGTGCTCCGATTGAGTAG
- a CDS encoding M23 family metallopeptidase has product MNFKRRSIAVISALSISLAAVSLPAWADERQDLVNQQEQNSGKMKEIRSSLEGIDVDLQDAFLALEKTRAELPDAEAELASAQRELAVAERQAQANAALLSSAQNELTGITGELSDSSDEASKTRQTLAEIARATYRGETMPSAIDLVVGSTSAEEFTNAYRVNAAVTRTQSAALTELSQSVAQSKNRQSRQQAVEKRVTELKAESDAIVVTRDKARGEAESRKTDLVKLESSITAQTQDLEKRKQDFESSLAEIESQQQATSVRIAAIDEENRRAEEERRRQQAAAAAANTPAPAPASTGSGWLNPPIPHPLIVTSPWGMRVYPLGNYTAMHYGVDLASACGNPQYAAADGTITNIVYHPLGGNMIYVNHGYRDGASWVTRHLHMSVVSVSVGQHVSQGQVVGLTGATGRVTGCHAHFEVWKNGVTLNPMTLPGF; this is encoded by the coding sequence ATGAATTTTAAACGTCGGTCTATCGCAGTTATTTCTGCGCTAAGCATTTCTCTCGCCGCTGTATCGTTGCCTGCGTGGGCAGATGAGCGACAGGATTTGGTCAATCAGCAAGAGCAAAATTCTGGCAAGATGAAAGAGATACGTTCATCGCTAGAAGGAATTGACGTTGACCTTCAAGATGCTTTTTTGGCACTAGAAAAAACACGCGCGGAGTTGCCTGATGCTGAGGCTGAGTTGGCTTCAGCACAGCGAGAGCTAGCAGTTGCCGAGCGTCAGGCGCAAGCGAATGCTGCCTTACTTTCGTCTGCTCAAAATGAGCTGACTGGAATTACCGGAGAGCTATCCGACTCTTCCGATGAAGCCAGCAAAACTAGACAGACACTAGCCGAGATAGCCCGAGCAACATATCGTGGTGAAACAATGCCGAGTGCGATTGACCTCGTCGTCGGTTCTACATCGGCAGAAGAATTTACCAATGCCTATCGCGTTAATGCGGCTGTAACTCGTACTCAGAGTGCAGCCTTGACTGAGCTCTCGCAGTCGGTGGCTCAGTCAAAGAATCGGCAATCGCGCCAACAAGCGGTGGAAAAGCGGGTAACAGAGCTAAAAGCGGAATCCGATGCCATCGTCGTGACTCGAGACAAAGCTCGTGGCGAAGCTGAAAGCCGCAAGACAGATCTAGTCAAACTAGAATCATCGATTACTGCGCAGACACAAGATCTTGAGAAAAGAAAACAAGATTTCGAATCTTCGTTAGCTGAAATCGAGAGTCAACAGCAAGCTACTTCGGTGCGGATTGCCGCAATTGATGAGGAAAATCGCAGGGCCGAAGAAGAACGTCGACGGCAACAAGCCGCGGCAGCTGCTGCCAATACACCAGCACCTGCACCAGCATCAACTGGATCTGGTTGGTTGAACCCGCCAATCCCGCATCCGCTTATCGTTACTTCGCCGTGGGGAATGCGTGTGTATCCGTTAGGGAATTATACTGCGATGCATTATGGTGTAGATTTGGCGTCGGCATGTGGTAACCCGCAGTATGCCGCAGCAGACGGTACGATTACTAATATTGTGTACCATCCGCTTGGTGGCAATATGATTTATGTGAATCATGGCTATCGTGATGGTGCTTCCTGGGTTACGCGACATTTACACATGTCAGTGGTTAGTGTTTCCGTTGGACAACATGTTTCCCAAGGTCAGGTTGTAGGCTTAACGGGTGCGACTGGTCGTGTCACAGGATGTCACGCACACTTTGAAGTATGGAAGAATGGCGTCACCCTTAACCCGATGACGTTGCCAGGTTTTTAA
- a CDS encoding HAD-IIA family hydrolase, with product MKSWLIDMDGVLVHEGKALPGAAEFLGRLQEKEIPHLILTNNSIFTERDLAERLKTSGLDVPEDHIWTSALATAGFLAKQSDSRRAYVVGEAGLTTALYEQGFIMTDSKPEFVVLGETRTYSFDAITKAIRLIQDGARFIATNPDSTGPSADGDIPATGAVAALIEKATGRSPFFVGKPNPVMLRNGLNKIGAHSESTAIVGDRMDTDVLAGVETGLQTHLVLTGSTKKSDIEKFPFRPDFVHDSIANVVELV from the coding sequence ATGAAGTCATGGTTAATTGATATGGACGGCGTGCTCGTGCACGAAGGTAAAGCGTTGCCGGGTGCGGCTGAGTTTTTGGGACGTTTGCAGGAAAAAGAAATCCCGCATTTGATCTTGACGAATAACTCAATTTTCACCGAACGTGATTTGGCAGAGCGGTTGAAAACCTCTGGGCTGGATGTCCCAGAAGACCATATTTGGACCTCTGCCTTGGCTACGGCTGGGTTCTTGGCGAAGCAGTCGGATTCGCGTCGGGCCTACGTGGTGGGCGAAGCTGGTTTGACTACTGCTTTGTATGAGCAGGGTTTTATTATGACCGATTCGAAGCCGGAGTTCGTGGTGTTGGGTGAGACGCGTACCTATTCGTTCGATGCGATCACGAAGGCGATTCGTCTTATCCAAGATGGCGCACGGTTTATTGCGACTAACCCCGATAGCACTGGCCCGTCAGCTGATGGAGATATTCCGGCAACTGGGGCAGTAGCTGCGTTGATTGAAAAAGCGACGGGTCGTTCGCCATTCTTCGTCGGCAAGCCCAATCCGGTGATGTTGCGTAATGGTTTGAATAAGATCGGTGCACATTCGGAGTCGACTGCTATTGTGGGTGACCGTATGGACACGGATGTGTTGGCTGGTGTTGAAACCGGTTTGCAGACACACTTGGTGCTGACTGGATCGACGAAAAAGTCCGACATTGAGAAGTTCCCGTTCCGGCCGGATTTTGTTCACGATTCCATCGCGAACGTAGTAGAACTAGTGTGA
- a CDS encoding DUF6688 domain-containing protein, translating to MGFLIALPVMGVVYAILLLLGQGPHALIRAFTDTSEWTLSQQISSPNVFYDEHYLCTVAAGGHKKLVKPMRGGIRHGHPVIVNRQLLVANAFEQVISDRLPRTHRAIRHFYDRYGFDLAKRIRTKWVADIVWVLMKPLEWGFLSVIYLCVRHPEDLIAMQYTGIHYHELSDLDG from the coding sequence TTGGGGTTCTTGATAGCCTTACCCGTGATGGGAGTAGTTTATGCGATATTGCTGTTGCTCGGACAAGGACCGCATGCACTTATCAGGGCTTTTACGGACACTAGTGAATGGACTTTATCGCAACAAATTTCGTCACCGAATGTATTCTATGATGAGCACTATCTTTGTACAGTGGCAGCTGGTGGTCACAAGAAACTTGTAAAACCAATGCGGGGAGGAATCCGGCACGGACACCCAGTAATAGTGAATCGGCAATTGCTCGTAGCCAATGCTTTTGAACAAGTAATCTCTGACCGGCTACCTCGCACGCATCGAGCGATTCGCCATTTTTATGACCGGTATGGCTTTGATCTAGCTAAGCGCATAAGAACAAAATGGGTGGCAGATATTGTTTGGGTATTGATGAAGCCCTTGGAATGGGGTTTTCTATCTGTTATTTACCTGTGCGTTCGCCACCCCGAAGACCTCATTGCCATGCAATACACGGGCATTCACTACCATGAGCTCTCTGATTTAGATGGTTAA
- the prfB gene encoding peptide chain release factor 2, which produces MAIDYQAEIEELRRSFSQIEAVTDVSALKAQIADLTEKSGAPDLWDDPEQAQAVTSKLSHAQSELDRVARMRERIADLGTLYEMALEESETDPDMGAELLSEVDSELERVRSDLSELEIKTLLSGEYDERDAVVTIRSGAGGVDAADWAQMLQRMYLRWAERHGYATKVLDTSYAEEAGIKSTTFEVSAPYAFGTLTVEAGTHRLVRISPFDNQGRRQTSFAAVEVIPLIETTDHIDIPESELKIDVFRSSGPGGQSVNTTDSAVRMTHIPTGIVVSMQDEKSQIQNRAAALRVLQSRLLARRHEEEAAIKKELAGDVKGAWGDQMRSYVLHPYQMVKDLRTGHEVGNTEAVFDGDIDGFIDAGIRWRHGQMFPTG; this is translated from the coding sequence GTGGCAATTGATTATCAAGCTGAAATTGAAGAACTCCGCCGATCCTTTTCGCAAATCGAGGCGGTGACGGATGTGAGCGCCTTGAAGGCGCAGATCGCAGATTTGACTGAGAAATCGGGTGCTCCAGATTTGTGGGATGATCCGGAACAGGCGCAAGCAGTGACATCGAAACTTTCTCACGCGCAATCTGAACTTGACCGAGTAGCGAGAATGAGAGAACGGATTGCAGATCTCGGAACTCTCTACGAGATGGCCCTTGAAGAATCTGAAACAGATCCGGACATGGGTGCTGAGCTGCTGAGTGAAGTTGACAGCGAGCTCGAACGAGTGCGTTCTGATTTATCTGAGCTAGAAATCAAAACATTGCTATCAGGTGAATATGATGAGCGTGATGCAGTGGTAACAATACGTTCTGGCGCCGGTGGCGTGGATGCGGCTGATTGGGCACAGATGCTCCAGCGAATGTACTTGCGCTGGGCAGAACGCCATGGTTACGCAACAAAAGTCCTTGATACTTCCTATGCTGAAGAGGCTGGAATCAAATCGACGACGTTCGAAGTTTCCGCACCTTATGCTTTTGGTACGCTCACTGTGGAAGCTGGTACGCATCGTTTAGTGCGCATTTCGCCATTTGATAATCAGGGCCGTCGCCAAACGTCATTCGCGGCCGTAGAAGTTATTCCGCTAATTGAGACAACTGACCATATCGATATTCCAGAAAGCGAACTAAAGATTGACGTTTTCCGGTCTTCCGGGCCAGGTGGACAGTCGGTGAATACTACTGATTCTGCAGTCCGAATGACTCACATCCCAACAGGAATTGTTGTGTCGATGCAGGATGAGAAATCCCAGATCCAAAATCGTGCAGCTGCGTTGCGTGTGTTGCAATCTCGATTGCTTGCTCGCCGTCACGAAGAAGAAGCTGCCATCAAGAAGGAACTTGCTGGCGATGTGAAAGGCGCGTGGGGAGACCAAATGCGCTCGTATGTTCTTCACCCTTATCAAATGGTTAAGGATCTACGAACGGGCCATGAGGTTGGAAATACTGAAGCAGTTTTCGATGGCGATATTGATGGTTTTATCGACGCCGGTATTCGTTGGCGTCACGGACAAATGTTCCCGACCGGATAA
- the smpB gene encoding SsrA-binding protein SmpB — protein MAKKTSATKNSGKSSQAEKAKAVADAKQVIARNKKARHDYFIDDVFEAGLVLSGTEVKALRLGRASLSEAWIEIDRSGEAWVVGMNIPVYAMGSWTNHQPTAKRKLLLHSHELRELGVKVKAKGTTIVPLELYFLRGRAKLEIALAHGKQEWDKRETLRRRQDERDAQRAMSEARRKQRR, from the coding sequence ATGGCGAAGAAAACTAGCGCTACGAAAAACTCCGGCAAGTCTAGCCAGGCGGAAAAAGCGAAGGCCGTAGCGGACGCAAAACAGGTTATTGCCCGGAACAAGAAAGCACGTCACGATTATTTCATCGATGATGTTTTCGAAGCAGGACTTGTGTTGTCGGGGACTGAAGTGAAGGCACTGCGCCTTGGACGAGCATCGTTATCCGAAGCATGGATTGAGATTGACCGTAGCGGCGAAGCTTGGGTTGTCGGTATGAATATCCCGGTCTATGCGATGGGATCTTGGACTAACCATCAACCAACCGCTAAGCGCAAGCTTCTTCTCCACTCACACGAGTTGCGGGAGCTGGGCGTTAAAGTCAAAGCCAAGGGGACAACGATTGTTCCGCTCGAGCTGTACTTTTTACGAGGTCGTGCCAAGCTAGAAATCGCTCTGGCTCATGGTAAGCAAGAATGGGATAAGCGTGAGACATTGCGCCGGCGGCAAGATGAACGAGATGCACAGCGCGCGATGAGTGAGGCGCGCCGTAAGCAACGTCGATAA
- the ftsX gene encoding permease-like cell division protein FtsX has translation MRIGFIFSQVWKGLRKNTSMMASVILVTFVSLLFVGAAILFQTQIESAKNDWYDKVEVSVFMCPPQSTSAACAGGEASQSQIDELRDYLENGEVAKHIEQIYFETKEDAYKAFKEQLKGTTWADTIDAELMQSSFRLKLSNPNEDDIAVVSEMLSGRSGVESVIDQRQQLKPLFNMLNRFTLISTILAVIMIIVSVLLIPATIRLSAMFRRNETEIMRYVGASNAFIQAPFIIEGIISSLIGAILAVGGLYVAVQFFVQQWFADSWLKVVSGYDVLMLAPWLLLAAIAISSIASFFALRRYTKV, from the coding sequence ATGCGGATCGGATTTATTTTTTCCCAAGTCTGGAAGGGCTTGCGTAAAAACACCTCGATGATGGCTTCGGTTATTTTGGTAACGTTCGTTTCGTTGCTCTTTGTGGGGGCAGCGATTTTGTTCCAAACCCAAATAGAGTCGGCAAAAAATGACTGGTATGACAAAGTTGAAGTGTCTGTCTTTATGTGTCCACCACAGTCAACAAGTGCTGCGTGCGCCGGCGGCGAAGCTAGCCAATCGCAAATCGACGAGTTGCGCGATTACTTGGAGAATGGGGAAGTTGCTAAGCACATTGAACAAATTTACTTCGAAACTAAAGAAGACGCTTATAAGGCATTCAAAGAACAACTCAAGGGTACGACGTGGGCAGATACGATTGATGCTGAATTGATGCAGTCTTCATTCCGGTTAAAGCTATCAAATCCAAATGAAGATGATATTGCCGTGGTTTCCGAAATGCTTTCTGGACGTTCGGGTGTTGAATCTGTCATTGATCAACGTCAACAGCTCAAGCCGCTGTTCAATATGCTTAATCGTTTCACTCTTATCTCAACGATTCTTGCGGTTATTATGATAATCGTATCGGTGCTTCTGATTCCGGCGACGATACGCCTTTCTGCAATGTTCCGGCGCAATGAAACTGAGATTATGCGTTATGTGGGAGCATCGAATGCGTTTATTCAGGCTCCATTCATAATCGAAGGTATTATTTCTTCTCTTATCGGTGCGATTCTTGCAGTTGGCGGGCTGTATGTTGCCGTCCAATTCTTCGTCCAGCAGTGGTTCGCAGATTCTTGGCTCAAAGTGGTCTCCGGTTATGATGTCCTGATGCTGGCACCGTGGTTGTTGCTCGCTGCAATAGCAATATCCTCGATTGCTTCGTTCTTTGCCCTACGTCGTTACACCAAGGTGTGA
- a CDS encoding type II secretion system F family protein yields MIGYGILGMVIGAGCFSIVIGLFTPRRSLASRIMNHVATRDQYRKRVSLTAQIVPLLVRSVESLGSSRASVARRLAIIGEQKVADFRLVQAQWAGGGLVLGALLGALSISRGFSPLMVIALAIFGAVCGALWADSRLTATAQATSRMLTRQLPDVIELIALAVSAGEAVRPALERVVRLGQGPLIEHLHITLSQVHAGSPLSQSLTDLAIRTNNRNVSRFADSLISAMEQGGGLAQTLHNQARDARDASRRELLEEGGKAEISMMIPVVFLILPITVLFTIFPALQHLNFG; encoded by the coding sequence ATGATTGGATACGGAATATTGGGAATGGTGATCGGTGCCGGCTGTTTCAGTATTGTGATCGGACTCTTTACCCCGCGCAGGTCTCTTGCTTCACGAATCATGAATCACGTTGCTACTCGAGACCAATACCGTAAACGAGTATCTTTAACAGCTCAGATTGTGCCGTTGCTCGTTCGCAGCGTGGAATCGTTAGGATCTTCGCGGGCGTCTGTAGCCCGCAGGTTAGCAATTATCGGGGAACAAAAAGTTGCTGATTTCCGACTTGTTCAAGCTCAGTGGGCAGGGGGTGGGTTAGTGCTCGGAGCATTGCTTGGAGCGTTGAGTATAAGCCGAGGATTCTCTCCGTTGATGGTTATAGCTTTAGCGATTTTTGGAGCAGTTTGTGGCGCTTTATGGGCTGATTCTCGGTTAACAGCGACGGCGCAAGCAACTTCCCGCATGCTCACTCGCCAACTTCCTGACGTTATCGAGCTCATTGCACTTGCCGTGTCTGCTGGAGAAGCTGTTAGACCAGCTTTGGAACGAGTCGTTAGATTAGGGCAAGGACCATTAATCGAGCATTTACATATCACGTTATCCCAGGTTCATGCCGGTTCGCCGCTGTCTCAGTCATTAACTGATCTAGCGATCCGAACCAATAATCGTAATGTTTCTCGTTTCGCTGATTCGTTGATTAGTGCGATGGAACAAGGTGGCGGACTCGCACAGACATTGCATAATCAAGCTCGTGATGCTCGTGATGCCTCGCGTCGCGAGTTACTTGAAGAAGGTGGAAAAGCCGAAATATCGATGATGATACCGGTAGTTTTCCTTATTTTGCCGATCACTGTTCTCTTTACGATTTTCCCTGCACTGCAGCACCTGAATTTTGGATAA
- the ftsE gene encoding cell division ATP-binding protein FtsE: MITFENVTKIYARGAAPALDQVSLNIERGDFVFLVGASGSGKSTMLSLILAEERPTSGRIHVLGKDLSGVSSRRVPLLRRKIGTVFQDFRLLTDKNVFDNVALAMKVIGRPRHAIMKEVPQVLELVGLDGKEKRGMHELSGGEKQRVAIARAMVNRPEILLADEPTGNLDHNTALGIMRLLDRINRQGTTVVMATHDQEIVNQLRKRVVELVDGQLTRDQERGQYGGAR; the protein is encoded by the coding sequence ATGATTACGTTTGAAAACGTTACGAAAATTTACGCTCGTGGGGCGGCTCCAGCATTGGACCAAGTCAGCCTTAATATCGAGCGCGGCGATTTTGTCTTTCTTGTTGGAGCCTCGGGTTCCGGCAAATCAACCATGCTCAGTCTGATTTTGGCTGAGGAACGCCCAACATCAGGCAGAATTCATGTGCTAGGTAAAGACTTGTCTGGTGTCTCTTCTCGTAGGGTGCCGTTGCTGCGTCGAAAAATTGGCACGGTCTTCCAGGATTTCCGGTTACTTACCGATAAAAATGTGTTTGATAACGTCGCTTTGGCAATGAAAGTTATTGGGCGTCCTCGCCATGCCATCATGAAAGAAGTTCCACAGGTTCTTGAACTTGTGGGTCTTGATGGAAAAGAAAAACGTGGAATGCATGAACTGTCTGGCGGTGAAAAACAGCGGGTAGCGATTGCTCGTGCGATGGTCAATCGGCCAGAAATTTTGTTAGCTGACGAACCAACCGGAAATCTCGATCACAATACTGCGCTGGGAATTATGCGATTGTTGGATCGGATTAACCGACAGGGGACAACCGTTGTGATGGCAACCCACGATCAAGAGATCGTTAATCAGTTGCGCAAACGTGTTGTGGAATTAGTTGATGGACAGCTGACGCGTGATCAAGAGCGCGGCCAATATGGAGGTGCTCGCTGA
- a CDS encoding type II secretion system F family protein, with protein sequence MGFIVGAVIGLGFCIVVQSWRNPHPLVLSRSIVMACGGAALGSIVGIAVFPVIPIVVCCALIGAVAPYLVKQARIKRRDTLRRESWPDVLDDVVSSLRAGLSISQSLAVVGQRGPELMREPFVRCARHLRAHGRIGGALDELKEEFQDPMADRVIEAMRLSHELGGRDLAALLSQLASTVREDNRARGELLARQSWTVNGARLAAVAPWLLLAIFATRPGTIESFSSPAGIAVLCVGVIATVVAYVLMLKLGELSPDVRIFISSHLKEESVA encoded by the coding sequence ATGGGATTTATAGTTGGCGCGGTGATAGGCCTTGGCTTTTGTATTGTTGTTCAGTCATGGCGCAATCCGCATCCGCTCGTTCTTTCACGGTCGATCGTGATGGCATGTGGTGGGGCGGCCCTAGGGAGCATTGTCGGAATCGCCGTTTTCCCAGTCATTCCTATTGTTGTTTGCTGCGCGTTAATCGGCGCTGTGGCTCCGTATCTAGTAAAACAGGCACGGATCAAACGGCGTGATACGCTCCGCCGTGAGTCATGGCCCGATGTTCTTGACGACGTCGTTTCTTCTCTCCGAGCGGGTCTATCTATTTCGCAGTCGTTAGCCGTGGTAGGACAACGTGGGCCAGAGCTTATGCGCGAGCCGTTCGTTCGATGCGCTCGTCACTTGAGAGCGCACGGCCGGATAGGCGGAGCATTGGACGAATTAAAAGAGGAGTTTCAAGATCCGATGGCCGATCGAGTTATCGAAGCTATGAGGCTGTCGCACGAACTGGGCGGCAGGGATCTGGCCGCGTTGCTGAGCCAACTGGCAAGTACCGTGCGTGAGGATAATAGGGCTCGCGGTGAATTACTGGCACGCCAATCGTGGACCGTCAATGGTGCTCGATTAGCAGCTGTGGCACCGTGGCTTCTCTTGGCCATCTTTGCCACACGTCCGGGAACTATAGAATCCTTCAGTTCTCCAGCTGGGATAGCAGTGCTGTGCGTGGGCGTGATTGCAACGGTTGTAGCGTACGTTTTGATGCTCAAGCTCGGCGAGTTGTCTCCGGATGTAAGGATTTTCATTTCTTCACATCTCAAAGAGGAGTCGGTAGCATGA
- a CDS encoding phosphotransferase, producing MKMSPYHLAALAVVAVDGLNAVSIRGPYSSSPDFIFGGVLDSRGKHWVVKVPRNSHASTVIEAEAGLSPVLVDRLRQGQLPFDVMRPAGFAPLTNGRAIVYPQPLGKTFDFDSLTIDQAHELGRTLATIHQLDPATITDAGMPAYDSETVRKRLLTELTDANATGSVPAILNRRWENAVENTELWSFTPRVVHGDIAPDNILWSEDHVSCVLGFGEAHVGDPAYDFALLMSGIDESLFDAIVESYRNSLADDLDEHFFTRTVLLSEIALARWLMFGVRNSDHSIIHEAKEMMNELAEEISADPDLAPGPVWEVDSVDTDLPIEDASEAGFHTGDDDESAAIL from the coding sequence ATGAAAATGTCGCCTTATCATTTAGCTGCCCTCGCCGTCGTCGCAGTAGACGGGTTGAATGCTGTATCTATTCGTGGACCATACTCATCTTCTCCAGATTTCATCTTCGGAGGAGTTCTAGATTCACGCGGCAAACATTGGGTTGTGAAGGTTCCTCGAAATTCTCACGCTTCCACCGTGATTGAAGCTGAGGCTGGACTGTCTCCTGTGTTAGTGGACCGCTTACGCCAGGGCCAATTACCGTTTGATGTTATGCGCCCGGCTGGATTCGCGCCCCTCACTAACGGCAGAGCAATTGTTTATCCCCAGCCGTTGGGGAAAACATTCGATTTTGATAGCCTAACAATCGACCAGGCACATGAGTTAGGGCGAACTTTAGCGACAATTCATCAGCTAGACCCCGCAACCATTACTGATGCTGGGATGCCGGCATACGATTCTGAAACTGTTCGGAAGCGGCTACTCACTGAACTGACCGATGCAAATGCTACCGGATCTGTTCCTGCGATATTGAACCGTCGTTGGGAAAACGCCGTAGAAAATACTGAGTTATGGTCTTTCACTCCCCGCGTTGTTCACGGCGATATTGCGCCAGACAACATCTTATGGTCCGAGGATCATGTCAGTTGTGTTCTCGGTTTCGGAGAAGCACACGTGGGCGATCCGGCCTATGACTTTGCATTACTCATGTCTGGCATCGACGAATCGTTGTTTGATGCAATCGTAGAATCTTACCGTAATTCCCTTGCGGATGATCTCGACGAACATTTCTTCACTCGGACAGTACTGTTGAGTGAGATTGCACTCGCCCGTTGGCTTATGTTTGGTGTCCGGAATTCTGATCACTCCATCATTCACGAAGCTAAAGAAATGATGAATGAACTAGCAGAAGAGATATCCGCCGATCCTGATCTCGCGCCTGGCCCAGTATGGGAAGTGGACAGCGTAGATACTGATCTACCTATCGAGGATGCCTCTGAAGCTGGTTTCCATACTGGGGACGACGACGAAAGCGCAGCTATTCTATAG
- a CDS encoding CpaF family protein: protein MDDSLRPQRWLDERVRELVRSTGIDPQEDLGGLDKLIEQACSEYEALAIEGIVPPLTQSRRVIQQLRDDIGGFGPIQRLIDDRDVEEIWINEPGKVFAARGGRSELTTIVLTDQQVRDLVERMLRASGRRLDLSSPFVDAALHTGERLHVVIPDITRAHWSVNIRKYVIRPRRLHELVSLGVLTASAAQFLDAAVDIGLNVLVSGATQAGKTTFLGALLGGINANERIVTAEEVFELNLSHRDVVAMQTRPPNIEDRGEITLRRLVKEALRMRPERIVIGEVRQAEAFDLLIALNSGIPGACTLHANSAREAVSKMCALPLLAGDNVTSNFVVPTVARSIDLVVHLHRDRRGVRKVREILGVTGRVEGATVETSHIFIDEGSGLRYTNGDIPGLDRFAAANYDVMELLGVRSWDL, encoded by the coding sequence ATGGACGATTCGTTACGGCCTCAGAGATGGCTTGATGAACGCGTGCGTGAGCTTGTCCGATCAACCGGTATCGACCCGCAGGAAGATTTGGGAGGGTTGGACAAGCTTATTGAACAAGCCTGCAGTGAATATGAGGCACTTGCTATCGAGGGGATAGTGCCACCACTTACCCAATCTCGGCGTGTTATTCAACAATTGCGTGATGACATTGGGGGATTCGGTCCTATCCAGCGGTTAATTGACGATCGTGACGTTGAAGAAATTTGGATTAATGAACCCGGTAAAGTGTTTGCAGCGCGTGGCGGGCGCAGTGAGTTAACAACTATTGTGCTTACTGATCAGCAGGTTCGCGACTTGGTCGAACGAATGCTACGAGCCTCAGGTAGACGGTTGGACTTGTCGAGCCCATTTGTAGATGCCGCATTGCATACTGGAGAACGACTTCATGTAGTTATCCCGGATATTACTCGTGCCCATTGGTCAGTAAATATTCGCAAGTATGTGATTAGGCCGAGAAGATTACATGAACTGGTGAGCTTGGGCGTTTTAACAGCTTCGGCAGCGCAGTTTCTCGATGCGGCAGTTGATATCGGCCTAAACGTTTTGGTTTCAGGCGCAACTCAAGCTGGCAAGACGACGTTTCTTGGGGCTCTTTTAGGTGGAATTAACGCGAATGAACGGATAGTTACTGCCGAAGAAGTCTTTGAACTTAATCTTTCGCATCGTGATGTTGTGGCGATGCAGACCCGACCGCCTAATATAGAAGATCGGGGTGAAATCACGTTGCGGAGGCTCGTCAAGGAAGCTCTTCGTATGCGTCCAGAGCGTATTGTCATTGGTGAAGTGCGCCAAGCGGAAGCATTTGATTTGCTTATTGCGCTGAATTCCGGCATTCCGGGAGCGTGCACGCTTCATGCCAATTCCGCACGCGAAGCAGTGTCAAAAATGTGTGCGTTACCATTACTGGCGGGCGATAATGTTACAAGCAATTTTGTTGTGCCAACAGTCGCGCGGTCGATTGATCTAGTTGTCCATTTACATCGCGACCGACGTGGTGTCCGTAAAGTCCGTGAAATTCTTGGTGTCACTGGGCGGGTAGAAGGCGCAACCGTAGAAACTTCCCATATTTTTATTGATGAGGGGTCAGGGCTTAGGTACACCAATGGCGATATCCCGGGGCTGGACCGTTTTGCGGCAGCCAACTATGATGTGATGGAGCTGCTAGGAGTCCGCTCATGGGATTTATAG